In one window of Chiloscyllium punctatum isolate Juve2018m chromosome 11, sChiPun1.3, whole genome shotgun sequence DNA:
- the LOC140483145 gene encoding 5-hydroxytryptamine receptor 1B-like has protein sequence MNESAECLPPNSVQLQANSKHVNCSAKVSAPGGTGITAWGVSASVFLCLITLATVLSNGFVIATIYQARKLHTPANILIASLAVTDLLVSILVMPLSIVYTVSGTWNLGQVVCDIWLSSDIACCTASILHLCVIALDRYWAITDAVEYSMKRTPERAAVMIVTVWVISICISIPPLFWRQAKAGELMHCAVNTDQIFYTIYSTFGAFYIPTLLLIALYGRIYVEARSRILKQAPKQSGKRLTKAQLVTHSPGSSSLSSVNSRVTELPSETASPVNLNHVKVKVSDLLLEKKRISAARERKATKTLGIILGAFIVCWLPFFIITLVLPICKEACWFHQAIFDFFNWLGYLNSLVNPIIYTMSNEDFKQAFQKLIRCR, from the coding sequence ATGAACGAGTCCGCCGAGTGCCTGCCGCCAAACAGCGTGCAGCTGCAAGCCAACTCCAAGCATGTCAACTGCAGCGCCAAAGTGAGTGCTCCCGGAGGGACTGGCATCACAGCCTGGGGGGTGTCGGCCTCGGTTTTCCTGTGCCTCATCACCCTGGCCACGGTGCTCTCCAATGGGTTTGTCATCGCCACCATTTACCAAGCCCGCAAGCTGCACACTCCCGCCAACATCCTGATCGCCTCGCTGGCTGTGACCGACCTGCTGGTCTCCATCCTGGTCATGCCCCTGAGTATTGTCTACACTGTCAGCGGCACCTGGAACCTTGGCCAGGTTGTGTGTGACATCTGGCTCTCCTCCGACATTGCCTGCTGCACCGCCTCGATCCTCCATCTGTGCGTGATCGCTTTGGACCGGTACTGGGCGATCACCGACGCGGTGGAGTACTCGATGAAGCGAACCCCTGAAAGAGCCGCTGTGATGATAGTCACTGTCTGGGTGATCTCCATCTGCATCTCCATTCCGCCTCTGTTCTGGAGGCAAGCCAAAGCCGGAGAGCTCATGCACTGCGCTGTCAACACGGATCAGATCTTCTACACCATCTACTCAACTTTCGGCGCCTTCTACATCCCCACGCTGCTGCTGATCGCCCTATACGGGCGGATCTACGTGGAGGCCAGGTCCCGGATCCTAAAGCAGGCGCCGAAGCAGAGCGGCAAGCGCCTGACCAAGGCTCAACTGGTCACCCACTCCCCTGGATCTTCTTCCCTGTCCTCGGTCAACTCCCGGGTGACCGAGTTACCCAGCGAGACCGCCTCCCCAGTTAACCTCAACCACGTCAAAGTCAAGGTTTCCGACCTGTTGCTGGAGAAGAAGCGGATCTCGGCGGCCCGGGAGAGGAAGGCCACCAAAACCTTAGGGATCATCCTCGGCGCCTTCATCGTGTGTTGGCTGCCGTTCTTTATCATCACCCTGGTCTTACCCATCTGCAAGGAGGCGTGCTGGTTCCACCAGGCCATCTTCGACTTCTTTAACTGGCTGGGCTATCTCAATTCCCTCGTCAACCCCATCATCTACACCATGTCCAATGAAGACTTTAAGCAGGCTTTCCAGAAACTCATCCGCTGTCGGTGA